The Streptomyces sp. HSG2 genome has a segment encoding these proteins:
- a CDS encoding carbohydrate-binding protein gives MTPGDNGASTPEDDDPFGYLYADGQANGAQPPSGGYGYPHSVNRVRAVGRRPYGQAASAPAAGAPAPGTAAATQDAHGPNPHYAAPEALAGGGGVTGPGPSRPPRAGGGGPSRGSHAKGLLWGALAVVAAVVVGIGVAVLGGDSDVPSTDDRAAGASPAPSPSDDPDSATDDDEEEEEPAELPTADAKTLRLGSGVETASDVQGAQSDGGVYVTGLDSVGSSVTWSVDGIPEDGDYTLFARYSAAGSDQSMTLTVNGKTFGSKLNMSNFAGAGDGDFAKGWTQTYAYPTLTEGTNTLTLSCEKGDGCDVLLDQLWLKKGQVTG, from the coding sequence ATGACGCCCGGCGACAACGGCGCGAGCACGCCCGAGGACGACGACCCGTTCGGCTATCTCTACGCCGACGGACAGGCGAACGGGGCCCAGCCGCCGTCCGGCGGATACGGCTACCCCCACTCCGTCAACCGGGTGCGCGCCGTGGGCCGGCGCCCGTACGGGCAGGCGGCTTCCGCCCCGGCCGCCGGCGCGCCCGCGCCGGGGACCGCCGCCGCGACCCAGGACGCCCACGGGCCGAACCCGCACTACGCCGCTCCGGAGGCGCTCGCCGGCGGAGGGGGCGTCACCGGACCCGGCCCGTCGCGGCCGCCTCGGGCCGGGGGCGGGGGCCCGTCCCGGGGATCGCACGCCAAGGGGCTGCTGTGGGGTGCCCTCGCCGTGGTCGCGGCGGTCGTCGTCGGTATCGGGGTCGCCGTCTTGGGAGGCGACTCGGACGTCCCGAGCACCGACGACCGGGCGGCCGGAGCCTCACCGGCCCCGTCGCCGAGCGACGACCCCGACTCCGCTACGGACGACGACGAAGAAGAGGAGGAACCCGCGGAGTTGCCGACGGCCGACGCCAAGACGCTGCGCCTCGGTTCGGGTGTCGAGACCGCCTCCGACGTCCAGGGAGCCCAGTCGGACGGCGGCGTCTACGTCACCGGGCTCGACTCGGTGGGGTCCTCCGTCACCTGGAGTGTCGACGGCATCCCCGAGGACGGTGACTACACCCTCTTCGCCCGGTACAGCGCGGCCGGGAGCGACCAGTCGATGACGCTCACCGTCAACGGCAAGACCTTCGGCAGCAAGCTGAACATGAGCAACTTCGCCGGCGCCGGCGACGGCGACTTCGCCAAGGGCTGGACGCAGACCTACGCCTACCCCACGCTCACCGAGGGCACCAACACCCTCACGCTCTCCTGCGAGAAGGGCGACGGGTGCGACGTGCTGCTGGATCAGCTGTGGTTGAAGAAGGGTCAGGTCACCGGCTGA
- a CDS encoding PfkB family carbohydrate kinase — MILIVTRDAACRVAPPRPDRPRRSDAAARPRGRGLGAAGALVALGHRVTVAGLGGGPDGQAARVRLGAAGGRPDSPAAVVEPVGRALGARKAGTGPEGPGPATAVAEWAAFRSTYREALAEADAVALCGDLPAGLPVGAYADLVREARSDGVPTLLDMTGEPLRRAVAARPDTITTSPETLAGLTGSHEPVRAVGDARRRGARSVVVRLGARGLIAGTPEGLWRVTPPARAGADPVDAGEAVIAGLLSGLVEGVPWPGRLARAVAMAVSGIAAARDFDPVAYEETLAGVEITPEPPNR, encoded by the coding sequence GTGATCCTCATCGTCACGCGGGACGCCGCCTGCCGGGTGGCGCCACCCCGACCGGACCGCCCCCGGCGGAGCGACGCCGCCGCTCGGCCGCGCGGGCGGGGCCTGGGAGCGGCCGGGGCGCTGGTCGCGCTCGGCCACCGGGTCACCGTCGCCGGCCTCGGCGGCGGCCCCGACGGACAAGCGGCACGCGTCCGCCTCGGCGCGGCCGGCGGCCGGCCGGACTCGCCGGCAGCGGTGGTGGAACCCGTCGGGCGCGCTCTCGGCGCGCGGAAGGCGGGGACCGGGCCCGAGGGGCCCGGTCCGGCGACGGCCGTCGCCGAGTGGGCCGCCTTCCGCTCGACCTACCGGGAGGCGCTCGCCGAGGCGGACGCCGTCGCCCTCTGCGGGGACCTGCCGGCGGGGCTGCCCGTCGGCGCCTACGCCGATCTGGTACGCGAGGCGAGGTCCGACGGAGTGCCCACCCTGCTGGACATGACGGGCGAGCCGCTTCGCCGCGCGGTGGCCGCCCGACCCGACACGATCACGACGAGCCCCGAGACGCTGGCCGGGCTGACCGGTTCGCACGAACCGGTCAGGGCCGTGGGGGACGCCCGGCGGCGCGGGGCGCGGTCCGTGGTGGTCCGGCTCGGCGCGCGGGGCCTGATCGCCGGAACACCGGAGGGACTCTGGCGCGTCACACCGCCCGCCCGCGCCGGGGCCGACCCGGTCGACGCGGGCGAAGCGGTGATCGCCGGCCTGCTGTCGGGCCTGGTGGAGGGGGTGCCGTGGCCCGGGCGGCTGGCCCGCGCGGTCGCCATGGCGGTGTCCGGAATCGCCGCCGCGCGCGACTTCGACCCGGTCGCCTACGAGGAGACGCTGGCCGGCGTCGAGATCACGCCGGAGCCTCCGAACCGGTAG
- the nagA gene encoding N-acetylglucosamine-6-phosphate deacetylase → MARRTLLTGARVVLPTGTVDNGRVLVEGARVAATAPSVPVCARHDPVGGSDRGETLGPAGAAAATPPDTESVDLTGHWVVPGFVDLHNHGGGGVSFASGTADEVLAGVGVHRARGTTTLVASTVTGDPDGLARRAGLLAELAEQGDIAGVHFEGPFLSPARKGAHAEEWLRHPDPAEVRRLLDACRGQARMVTLAPELPGGIESVRLLVERGVIAAAGHTDADYERTVRAVDAGVTVATHLFNAMPPLGHRAPGPIAALLEDDRVTVELIDDGVHLHPATLRLAFRAVGAHRVALVTDAMAAAGDGDGRYPLGPLEVEVVDGVARLVTDGSIAGSTLTQDRVFRRAVTVDGLPVEDVVTALSATPARLLGMGERIGSLTPGKDADLVVLDAAMHVVGVMRRGVWVVDPRHGRSSPGPGGSGGRGAGRPAAGLA, encoded by the coding sequence ATGGCCCGCCGCACACTGCTCACCGGCGCCCGGGTGGTGCTCCCCACCGGGACGGTGGACAACGGCCGGGTGCTGGTCGAGGGGGCACGTGTGGCGGCCACGGCTCCGTCCGTCCCCGTGTGCGCGCGCCACGACCCGGTCGGCGGTTCGGACCGGGGGGAGACCCTCGGCCCGGCGGGCGCCGCGGCGGCGACACCGCCGGACACCGAGTCCGTCGACCTGACCGGGCACTGGGTGGTCCCCGGTTTCGTCGACCTCCACAACCACGGAGGCGGCGGGGTGTCGTTCGCCTCGGGCACCGCCGACGAGGTCCTCGCCGGCGTCGGCGTCCATCGGGCCCGCGGCACCACCACGCTCGTCGCGTCGACCGTCACGGGCGACCCGGACGGTCTGGCCCGCCGCGCGGGTCTGCTGGCCGAACTGGCCGAGCAGGGCGACATCGCCGGAGTCCACTTCGAGGGTCCCTTCCTCTCCCCCGCCCGCAAGGGCGCGCACGCCGAAGAGTGGCTGCGGCACCCGGACCCCGCGGAGGTCCGCCGACTGCTCGACGCCTGCCGCGGGCAGGCCCGCATGGTCACCCTCGCGCCGGAACTGCCCGGGGGGATCGAATCGGTGCGGCTCCTGGTCGAGCGGGGTGTGATCGCCGCCGCCGGACACACCGACGCCGACTACGAACGCACGGTCCGGGCCGTCGACGCGGGCGTCACCGTCGCCACCCACCTCTTCAACGCGATGCCGCCGCTCGGTCACCGCGCCCCCGGCCCGATCGCCGCGCTGCTGGAGGACGACCGGGTCACCGTGGAGCTGATCGACGACGGCGTCCACCTGCATCCGGCCACCCTGCGCCTGGCCTTCCGCGCCGTCGGGGCCCATCGTGTCGCCCTCGTGACCGACGCGATGGCCGCCGCGGGCGACGGCGACGGCCGCTACCCGCTGGGGCCGCTTGAGGTGGAGGTGGTGGACGGGGTGGCCCGGCTCGTGACGGACGGCTCCATCGCCGGGTCGACGCTCACCCAGGACCGGGTGTTCCGGCGGGCGGTGACGGTGGACGGCCTGCCGGTCGAGGACGTGGTCACCGCCCTGTCCGCCACCCCGGCCCGCCTTCTCGGCATGGGCGAGCGGATCGGTTCGCTGACCCCTGGCAAGGACGCCGACCTGGTGGTGTTGGACGCCGCCATGCACGTGGTGGGCGTGATGCGTCGGGGGGTCTGGGTGGTCGATCCCCGGCATGGCCGGTCTTCGCCGGGACCGGGGGGGTCCGGCGGACGGGGGGCCGGCCGGCCGGCCGCCGGTTTGGCATGA
- a CDS encoding ROK family protein: MEHVIALDVGGTGMKGALVDAEGEVSHRARRHTPRGRGAPAVVAAILDFAGELAALGADRFGSPARAAGVAVPGIVDERTGNAVHSANLGWRDVPLGRLLGDRLAGIPVAVGHDVRAGGLAEGRIGAGRGSPRHLFVALGTGIAAAVGVDGRVEAGAHGRAGEMGHLVVRPGGAACPCGGRGCLERYASAAAVGAAWAGSGGGPGADAADCAAAVEAGDTRAALVWADAVDALADGLVAAITLLDPGRVVVGGGLAESGETLLGPLRSALGRRVTFQRTPEIVPATLGDTAGCLGAGLLAWDLLTGAPTPGRPASATPTPSPTTPVIV, from the coding sequence GTGGAACACGTCATCGCGTTGGACGTCGGCGGCACCGGCATGAAGGGCGCGCTGGTCGACGCCGAGGGCGAGGTTTCGCACCGCGCCCGCCGGCACACCCCCCGCGGGCGGGGCGCGCCGGCGGTCGTCGCCGCGATCCTCGACTTCGCCGGCGAGCTGGCCGCCCTGGGAGCCGACCGGTTCGGGTCCCCGGCGCGGGCCGCCGGGGTCGCCGTGCCGGGGATCGTCGACGAGCGGACCGGAAACGCCGTGCACTCCGCCAACCTCGGCTGGCGCGACGTCCCGCTGGGCCGGCTCCTCGGCGACCGGCTCGCCGGCATCCCCGTCGCCGTCGGCCACGACGTACGCGCGGGCGGCCTCGCCGAGGGCCGGATCGGGGCGGGGCGGGGCTCCCCCCGCCACCTGTTCGTGGCGCTGGGCACCGGAATCGCCGCGGCGGTGGGTGTCGACGGCCGCGTGGAGGCCGGCGCCCACGGACGCGCCGGCGAGATGGGTCACCTCGTCGTGCGCCCGGGGGGAGCGGCGTGCCCGTGCGGCGGGCGGGGTTGCCTGGAGCGGTACGCCTCGGCGGCGGCCGTGGGCGCGGCCTGGGCCGGGTCCGGCGGAGGCCCCGGCGCGGACGCCGCCGACTGCGCCGCGGCGGTCGAGGCGGGCGACACCCGTGCGGCACTGGTCTGGGCGGACGCCGTGGACGCGCTCGCCGACGGGCTGGTCGCCGCGATCACCCTGCTGGACCCGGGCCGAGTGGTCGTCGGGGGTGGCCTCGCCGAGTCGGGCGAGACGCTCCTCGGGCCGCTGCGGTCGGCTCTCGGGCGTCGGGTCACCTTCCAGAGAACCCCCGAGATCGTCCCGGCGACCCTGGGGGACACCGCGGGCTGCCTCGGGGCGGGGCTGCTCGCCTGGGATCTGCTCACCGGCGCCCCCACGCCCGGCCGACCCGCGTCGGCGACCCCGACCCCAAGCCCGACGACGCCGGTGATCGTCTGA